One window of the Camarhynchus parvulus chromosome 2, STF_HiC, whole genome shotgun sequence genome contains the following:
- the HEY1 gene encoding hairy/enhancer-of-split related with YRPW motif protein 1, producing the protein MGETGAGRGAGRALGALLPRPAARRLPEGRPRPAAPGPAVGAMKRAHPEYSSSDSEELDEAVEVEKESADENGNLSSTAGSMSPSTTSQILARKRRRGIIEKRRRDRINNSLSELRRLVPSAFEKQGSAKLEKAEILQMTVDHLKMLHTAGGKGYFDAHALAMDYRSLGFRECLAEVARYLSIIEGLDASDPLRVRLVSHLNNYASQREAASSAHAGIGHIPWGSAFGHHPHIPHPLLLAQNGHGNTSTTASPTEPHHQTRIAAPHAETPSLRVPPNGSVGPVLPVVTSTTKLSPPLLSSMASLSAFPFSFGSFHLLSPNVLSPSTPTQSAALSKPYRPWGTEIGAF; encoded by the exons ATGGGAGAGACGGGCGCCGGCCGAGGCGCGGGACGCGCTCTGGGCGCGCTCCTcccgcgccccgccgcccgccgcctccccgagggccgcccgcgccccgccgcccccggccccgccgtcGGTGCCATGAAGCGGGCGCACCCCGAGTACAGCTCGTCGGACAGCGAGGAGCTGGATGAGGCCGTCGAGGTGGAGAAGGAGAGCGCAGACGAGAATGG GAACCTCAGCTCGACCGCGGGCTCCATGTCTCCCTCCACCACCTCGCAGATCCTGGCCAGGAAGCGGCGCCGAGGG ATCATCGAGAAGCGCCGCCGCGACCGCATCAACAACAGCCTGTCCGAGCTGAGGAGGCTGGTGCCCAGCGCCTTTGAGAAGCAG GGATCAGCCaagctggaaaaagcagagattCTGCAGATGACTGTCGATCACCTGAAAATGCTGCATACAGCAGGAGGGAAAG GTTATTTTGATGCTCACGCTTTGGCTATGGACTACCGGAGTCTCGGGTTTCGAGAGTGCCTGGCTGAGGTTGCTCGATACCTGAGTATCATAGAGGGTCTGGATGCCTCTGACCCCCTGCGGGTGCGACTCGTGTCTCATCTCAACAACTACGCCTCTCAGCGGGAGGCAGCGAGCAGTGCACACGCTGGCATTGGACACATTCCTTGGGGCAGCGCCTTTGGACATCACCCTCACATACCTCACCCGTTGCTGCTGGCTCAAAATGGGCATGGTAACACCAGTACTACAGCATCTCCCACAGAACCACATCACCAGACCAGAATTGCTGCCCCACATGCTGAAACTCCCTCACTCAGAGTGCCCCCAAATGGCAGCGTCGGACCAGTGCTCCCTGTGGTCACATCTACCACCAAActgtctcctcctcttctctcctccaTGGCATCTTTGTCTGCGTTCCCCTTCTCGTTTGGCTCCTTTCATCTGCTGTCCCCCAACGTGCTGAGCCCATCGACACCAACGCAGTCAGCAGCGCTCAGCAAACCCTACAGACCCTGGGGGACTGAGATTGGCGCCTTCTGA